A stretch of DNA from Dokdonia sp. PRO95:
TTTACTCCCCAATCAGTACGATCAATAGTAAATGGCTCGCTTGTAAGTGTCATATTTTCACCATCTACAGAGTAAGAAACTGGGAACTCAATGTTCTTCTTCTGGTCTCTCATAGTAAGATTACCTTGCATCATTTTTTTACCATCTTTTTCTGTAACTCCAGTTACTTCAAAAGCAGCTGTAGGATATTTTGCAACGTTAAAGAAGTGATCTTCTTTTCCTTCTGCCATTCCTTTTAGGTGTCCTTCAAGACTTTCTTTTCCGTCGCCAGCCTCAAGGTCAGTTACAGTAATAGAAGTCATGTCAATAAGAAATGTTCCAGTAATAGCATCTCCAGCAACATTTACAACACCATTCTCTATGTTGATAGTTCCGTTGTGCGTTCCTGTAGGCTTGCTTCCTACCCATTCAATTGTAGAGCTCGCAGCATCTACCTTGAATTTTGCAGCATTTTCTACCACAGCAACTTCTTGAGCATCTTTTGCTTCAGTTTCATTTTTTTCTCCTTTACAAGAAACTACTCCTGCTACAAGAGCTACGGCAGCAAGTGTATTTAAAATTTGTTTTTTCATGTTGATAATATTATTTAGTGAATTGCAAAATTAACATTTATACATAGCGCTTATCATAATGTTATCTTAAATAGTAGTACGCTTTCGCGAAAGCGTAACAAACCCCATCTTAGTTATTTGCCACATAACCCATGCAGGAGTAGAGCTTTAGTCTTGATGCTACTGGCAAAAGTAGTTAGGCAAGTAGCCGGGATATGATTTTAGTCATAACTGTAATAATATGATCATCTAAGAAGGAATGAAACCTTTGTAAGGCTACTGAGGGAAGTCTATTTATTGATAAATCGTTTTATTGAGCTGTTCGTTTATATGTATTATAAAAATCGCGATACTATTAGTTTTAAAAAGCCAGTGACATTTTGACATTTTAATACAATTGGCAGTACTTTTGCCACCTCAATAAAAATTGAATTTAAGACCACTATGGCAACAGAAGATAAAACACCAGATAATACAGTAGACGAAGCTGCTCAAGAGCAATTTGTAAACGAAGCAGAAGATGCAACGGTAGAGCCTACAGAGGAGGTAAAAGATGAAAGAAGCGAGCTAGAAATCGTTCAAGATCAACTGGCAGAGGAGAAGGATAAATTCTTACGCCTTTTTGCCGAATTTGAGAATTATAAAAGACGTACTACTAAGGAGCGTATAGAGTTATACAAAACTGCAGGACAAGAAGTCATACAAGCGATGCTTCCAGTTGCAGATGATTTTGATCGTGCTCTTAATGAATTTAAAGGCGATAAAGATGACGTTCACGTAAAAGGAATGACACTTATAAGCAATAAATTCAAGGAAACACTTAAGTCTAAAGGGCTTGAGGAAATGAGTGTGAAAGCTGGAGATGATTTTAATGCAGATCAACATGAGGCAATAACTCAAA
This window harbors:
- a CDS encoding nucleotide exchange factor GrpE, with product MATEDKTPDNTVDEAAQEQFVNEAEDATVEPTEEVKDERSELEIVQDQLAEEKDKFLRLFAEFENYKRRTTKERIELYKTAGQEVIQAMLPVADDFDRALNEFKGDKDDVHVKGMTLISNKFKETLKSKGLEEMSVKAGDDFNADQHEAITQIPAPNKKLKGKIVDVIEKGYKLGDKIIRFPKVVTGQ
- a CDS encoding YceI family protein, with the protein product MKKQILNTLAAVALVAGVVSCKGEKNETEAKDAQEVAVVENAAKFKVDAASSTIEWVGSKPTGTHNGTINIENGVVNVAGDAITGTFLIDMTSITVTDLEAGDGKESLEGHLKGMAEGKEDHFFNVAKYPTAAFEVTGVTEKDGKKMMQGNLTMRDQKKNIEFPVSYSVDGENMTLTSEPFTIDRTDWGVNYGSQSVFDNLGDKFISDDIELTVNLKATKA